A genome region from Panthera leo isolate Ple1 chromosome A2, P.leo_Ple1_pat1.1, whole genome shotgun sequence includes the following:
- the CCDC71L gene encoding coiled-coil domain-containing protein 71L has protein sequence MRRSVKRRRRRPPAAPATAARGGGFRAGGGAELEAREEKVVYSRSQLSLADSTKALGDAFKLFMPRSTEFMSSDAELWSFLCSLKHQFSPHILRSKDVYGYSSCRALVPDPPPPPVARGQTRRPAARRRRRGARAAAVRRRKPPPPPPPPPPPPAPEDSRSPKPAAPGPCFGGRTLEEIWRAATPTLTTFPTIRVGGDVWGERSLAAARRRARQVLRVNLEPVVRLRRFPVPRA, from the coding sequence ATGCGGCGCAGCGTGAAGAGGCGGCGGCGCCGGCCCCCGGCGGCCCCGGCCACGGCCGCCCGGGGCGGCGGCTTTCGGGCCGGAGGAGGGGCCGAGCTGGAGGCGCGGGAGGAGAAGGTGGTGTACTCGCGGTCGCAACTGTCGCTGGCCGACAGCACCAAGGCGCTGGGCGACGCCTTCAAGCTGTTCATGCCCCGCAGCACGGAGTTCATGAGCTCGGACGCGGAGCTCTGGAGCTTCCTCTGCAGCCTCAAGCACCAGTTCTCCCCGCACATCCTGCGCAGCAAGGACGTCTATGGCTACTCCTCCTGCCGGGCCCTGGTCCCCgaccccccgccgccccccgtcGCCCGCGGCCAGACGCGCCGGCCGGCGGCCAGGAGGAGGCGCCGCGGAGCCCGGGCGGCCGCCGTCCGCCGGAGGaagcccccgccgccgccgccgccgcccccgccgccgccggcccccgAGGACAGCCGCTCCCCCAAGCCCGCGGCCCCCGGGCCCTGCTTCGGGGGCCGCACCCTGGAGGAGATCTGGAGGGCGGCCACCCCGACGCTGACCACCTTCCCCACCATCCGCGTCGGCGGCGACGTGTGGGGCGAGCGCAGCCTGGCGGCGGCGCGGCGCCGGGCGCGCCAAGTCCTGCGAGTGAACCTGGAACCCGTGGTGAGGCTCCGCCGCTTCCCGGTGCCCCGGGCGTGA